One Ranitomeya variabilis isolate aRanVar5 chromosome 4, aRanVar5.hap1, whole genome shotgun sequence genomic window, ACCTCTCCCTTTCTCTTCTTGGGATTTGTGCGGGATTCAGCAACTGGACCCACAGTGATCATACTTTTATtatctatcctgtggataggtgacatATGTTATTTATGAAATAATCAATCTACTTCTAGGCATGAGCGTAGCAGTGCGAAATTACAACCTTCCCCGGGAGTGTATCCTCCATTACTTCCATTCACACAAATGTTTTGTGTTTGATCGGCCTGCATCAAAGATTGATCTCCAGAACCTGGATAAGGTGGCGGAGTCTCAGCTGGATCATGCTTTTGTACAACAGACAAAGCGATTCTGTCAATTCATTTACGAGAAAAGTCCAGTTAAATCCCTATCAGGCGGGTACACAATGATCGGAAGAAGTAAGTCCTTACTTTATAATATGACTTAGCCTTTCTGTACATAATTTCCGCAATTAATATCTCTTATTCAAACCCTTTTAGGTCTTGGAGATGTCGCAGTTTCCTATGTAGAGTCAATTCGTAGCGGTTCCATTCCATCTATGGAAAATGCCGTTCTTGCGTTGGCAAAAATTGAGAACTCCCGAGCCGTTCACGAAGCTTTATCCAAATACGACGAGCTGATGAGTCAGCATGTAAGCAAATTCCCAACTGAGACACAAGATGAACTTCTAAACCTGGACAAGGAATGTCACGCAGAAGCCCTGAATGACTTTATGAAACTTTCCTTCAAAGATGAAAATCATGAATACCAGTACAAGCTAATAGTAAGTAAAATAACACAATAAAGGCATAACATCATTTTTAGCTAACTTGAGTGACGAATGTGTCTTTTTGGACAATGAGTAATTTCGTTGGACTTTCGTCGCATGATATGGAACTTTTCAGTTTTGACTTAATACAGGAACTATGAGTCCAAGAATGTGTTAACCCAGAACCATCTTCCATAGAGGTCATCCACAAATCCTCTAGGTACCACACATGATTTAACCTCCTTTTCTCAATGCCAAAACCAATCCCTGATGAATACACTCTTATTTTTGGCACAGCACACTCCAACATTATGGCACAAGACATCAGCATTACAACACTCCCCACCTATGAAATTATCAAGTCTCAAATGATCAACTTATCAGCCCACAATAATTCTTCTCTCTTGGGGCATGCGTCTCTGAGACTCTTTACCGAGTCCATTGAAgctgtacagtgttcattttaggacatgatcacatatcaaagtcaaacatcagaaatactctgtctgatacctgactctgatgcctgactctgatacctgattctaatacttgagtctgatacctgactttgatacttgactttgatacctgactttgatacctgactttgatacctgattctgataactgactctgatacctgattctgatacctgactctgatacctgactctgatacctgattctgatacctgactctgatacctgactctgatacctgactctgatacctgactctgatacctgatcctgatacctgattctgatacctgattctgatacctgactttgatacctgactctgatacctgactctgataccttacTCTGATTGAACACTGTAAAGCTGCTCTTTTCTTAGGCCCCTGCTCCGCGACTTTGGCTTATGTCTTAGTTCCTTTTTCTGCTCAGTAACAATGGTACATCAACCATGTGCTTGGCCGCACACTGTCTTACTTCCTGGAAGCAGCCCTATGTATAATTCTGATTTCAGTTGCAAAGATTATTCTGGCGACAGCTATTTAATATTACTGTATTAATACCTATAAAGTGAAAACATGCACATGGGCAACCAGACTAACGTTTGCCCCTCTTACATGCAAATTTGCATTTGAACATTTGGGCCAAGTAGCACAAAATACAGGTAGCCTAAATATCCAATTTATATTGTATTTTTTAATGTTATTCTCTCATAGGATGAGTTGGTTATTAAAAAGGCCATATATCAGCAGCAAAATGAGCAAGCATCGGAGATAAAGTCCAGAACCTTACTGCAAGAGCTAAGCGCTGAACTGGAGAAAGGAATAAGGGAAGGGAAGTATTCTGTGCCTGGTGGATATAAGCTATTCACTGATGAGAAGAAGACATTGGAAGCCAATTATCTAAGAGCCAAAGGAAAGGGAGTGAAGGTAAAGGAATAAGTAAACTGTTCAATACATCTTAAAAGCCTATATCTATCCTAACGCGTTTCAGGCAGATTCATAGACAAAGCTTTGGGGTAAGCCATAGATCAATCAATAAGTTATCTATATCAATATCTGATTTCATTATAGTCTCTGGAAGTTTTGCAACAGTTCCTCAAAGAAAAGGAGAGTGTGGAATCCACCATCCTAATAGCAGATAAAACTctggaagaaaaagaaaagaagctGGCTGGTAAGACTTTGAAAGCAAATACTAACTCCAACCACTGGAGACCTCCTTTTATAGCAACCAGTTCATCATTTGTCAGGTTGGTGGAGCCATTTATCTTTCGGGAAATTTCAGAAGATGCCATCAACTTAGTGAGAACATAAAGTATATAAACAGCAACCATGGAGTACACATAAATAACCCCCACAAGTCTAAAAACGTCAATGTCCATCTATTTCTACAGAGCAAAAATCACAGGCAGAAGCTGCATCGCGAGCCAAGGAGATCCTGGAAAGGACGAACATGGAGTTGGAGAAGAACCTGGCGAGTGAACGGGAAAGTTATGACATGCACATGAAAATGCTGGAAAAGAAAATATGTGACGAAAGGGAGAAGATAAAGGAAGAGAACGAATGGCTGATAAAAGAGAAACTTAAGGTAAAGGGTCACATTTTATTTCCATGAGTGGTCTGGAATTTTTGTTTGTCTACCAATGTTTCTGTTTTTCTAAGTTTGACCAGATGCCCAAACGAGGTGAAAAGTAGAGATGGTGCAAATCGATATGCAGGACTCGATCCAACCGCCATGTCACTGATCTGTGACCCCTGAGGACTGCCTGACACCTAACGGAATctgcggctcttcttttgattagtcgaCCTGGCGTGTCATCACATATGTGTCacaccaggccggctaatcaaaagaggaggcaCGGGTGCAAGGAGGCGAAAAGTGAGAGGAGGTTCTCCTGGCTCCTGTCCATAGGTCATAGATTACGGAGTTGGCCACTGGACCAGATTCTACTAACCGATTTGCAACTCTAgtgatcaaatttttttttttcaataatgtttttattaaacttttttgacaatacaaatataaaatctgCACATTCTTGTATCAATCAGACAATGTTACGTCACATTTCGAGCAATACGGAgtaagaaaataaaataatttacatagaCATAACAAATAAGTAGAATGGCTAATCTAAAAGGTCTGTTGTTGGTCTTTATTATCTATCGTCGCCATATTTTGACGTTATGCCTGAATGGGCAGAAAGACAGAGAAGTATGAGGAAAATATTTAGGAAAAtggagggggggggagggggggggggggaaaacatCTGGGGAAATGAAGGAAGGGGGAAGGGGGGGAGAGCACCCGGCTTCCACTCCTACATCCTCGGGTTTATATGACCCAATCCGCGAGTCATCCTCACAGAGGCGGACGACCTGCTATTGTTTGTTCCAAGAACCAAGTAGTCATCTTAAAACAATCTCTAATTCCTTGCTTAGTGTGAGTCGGAAGGATCGCTATAaatggttcccatgtgtcaaagaaTGTCTGAGTCCTCCTCTCCTTTTGGAGGGAAGCATCTATCCAATCCATTCtaaacagaaaagcaagtttctctaggaaaagtcgcagtgtgggcactttaggcgccaaccagttttgcagaactgtcttacgagctgcagctgagataataaaaaggaattttttaccatggtatggtatatggacatcactatccgtaatatgaccaaagagagcccaggctggagtaagtgtgatgttatatgaggtgtgCGTCGACACGAAGGTATATATACGCTGCCAGAACAATTGAATTTGTGGACAGGCCCAAAAGCAGTGATAGTGGTCCGCTTCAGATTCCCCACATCTAGAACAGGCCGGGCTCGCCAGATTCCCCATCAGATAACTACGTTTTGGTGAAACATAGGTCTTGTGCAGGATCTGTAACGCCATTTCCCAATAAGAGACAGAAGGTATATATTTGAGTGCTTTCTGTAATGCCCGCAAGATAAGAGATGGTGTAAAGGAGACATCATCCACCTGCCATTTTGTAATTCCTACCCCCACGGTATCATACTGTATCAAAGGACGGAGGAATGTATAGTACTCCGAGACCAGGCCCCTATTCTGAGTGCATGTATTCAATTTGTTCTAGTGATCAAatttgatattaccaccatactatGTTCTACTGAGGAATGAAGCTGCTGATTATTTTGCTCTTTGTACATCTGCGACTTTGGATCTTGGAGTGGATGGAAGGGCATTGACAACTGGTCTGAGCACAATTCTGGTAGTCGTGAGTGAGTTGTCATTGTTTACAACCAATTTAGCAGCTGACCTGAAAATCGAGAAGAAGAGGACCAAAAACAAGTGTACACCAACCATAAACTTGGACAGTTGTTATGGGCCAAAAACTGGACCAAGATATGAGCAGAAATCTTGATAACTCCAATTAAtggactatttgtttttttttctctgcaggaaCAAGAAGAAATGATGAAAGGAGGGTTCAAAACGCAATGTCAAATGCTGGAGGATGAGATTAGCCGATTGCGAGAGGAGAACAGACAACCCATATCATTAATGGATGAAATCATCACGACATTCTTGCCTGGAACTTTAGGGAAAATTGTTAAAAAAGTTCTTCTATAGGAGCTTTGTCTTTAAATGTATTCCATAATCAGATTATTAAGCAGTATTAACAAGAATTCCACAAGTATGGAAAAGTGTTAGCATCTAGCATCTAGAAAAATAGTATACTAATAGTGTTTACACCACCAGTAGCAGCTGGTCATACAACATTACCATAGGTAAAAGAGGGACATTTAACCACTTAACTACCAGAGGTGTTTTtggttttacattttcattttttgctccccttcttctcaggttgggtgagggcttattagttgcgtgctgagctgacatttctaatgataccatttCCAGTGCCCTTCccagaagcgcgagttaaatgccgctgagtttgacagcagcatctaacgagttaacagccgagggtggatcgcgattccacccacggctgttagaggcacatttcAGCTTTTCTACTATTACGCGcgatgtcggaaagaggttaaagtgtttttttgttgtttttttaaatgtatatatttggggataaaaatcatttttgccatTGGGTTTCATTAAATATTTTACCTTATTTGGAGTTTACAAGCTCTTTCTGTCCTTCCTCcaacaactttgatgtggtctgtgcagAAGTGGACCTATACATGAGAGGGTTTGTGTGCAACAAAaaatatatggaccctttgcagtccaatcACTCATCATAATGCTCAATTCCACtactttggaggtggaagtgggtccctttacctcttgggcccctgtgtagcTGCTCAGATTGTGCCAATGTTATGTCCACCCTGGGTCTGTGGTCATATATCAGCTAGACAGTGCAACccagaggctatagaaggcaaaagGTTCAATATTTTTAATGCAAACTGATTGTTAAAATTATTTACATACATTTAAGTCTGAAAAAAGTCCCCAGAAGTCAACAAACCCCTTTAAGTCCTGCTCCAAGGACTAGCCAAAATTGACCACTTTTGGGTGGGCTTTACATAAACTTCACACATTTTTGCTGACACATGTTCAGAATTGTTTTGGAAAATTTGGGGCTGTAGCATTATAtttctgccttttgtttttttttaactattctaATGCCAGATTAGAGCTGCCATTTTGCTTGCGGGATTCAGATAAACTTTACTTGGGGGTCTAACCGCAGCTCCAAGGAAACAGAGATCGATGATTGCCTGGTAATAATCATATACAAGGGTCACTCCAAGAGTCACTCCGAGAATTTCTCAGGATGGCAAAGATCCACCGTTGCTAAGGAAGGCCTACATGGACTGCTGCTATGCAAACTCACAGTGATCCCTTTATCTCTGGGATAGGCCTTCATAGCTTTTATAAACTGAACAATTCACAACATGTAGAAGGACAAATAGTACATATATCACTGAATATTCGCCCACTGCCATGACATTTCCCACATTTACAGTGTTATGTTCCCTTTTTGTTCCTGGATTTCTTTGTacgataataaataaataaagattgtTTTGTTCAGAGACGTTTTTGTGTTTAATATATTATTAAGTATTAAATTATGACATATGTACACATATTAGCGGGAGCAATAAAATCATTGTAAGCTGTAGGCCCAAAACCTGAGGCTGCACCAGTAAAGTTGACCATAAATATGAGATCACTGTAATCTAAATGTTCGTCAGtccaggggcagacacagacagcttggttcccctgtgcaggaaatatgtctgggcccccctctttttaaccccttcctgacctttgacgcatacgctgcgtcatgaaagtcggtgccaatccgacctgtgacgcaccgtatgcatcatggagggatcgcgtccctgcagagcgggtgaaagggttaactccaatttcacccgatctgcagggacagggggagttgtacttcagcccagggggggtggctttgcccccacgtggctgcgatcgctctgattggctgttgaaagcgcAACAGCcattcagagcaatttgcaatatttcacctatgaaaatggtgaattattgtaatccagccatggccgatgctgcaatatcatcggccatggctggaaatcctgatctgcccccccccactgccaccgatctgctccccggtcctccgttcagtccggtactcccctgcgtccgcctgtccgctcccccgtcctagtgtccgctccccctgtgctccgatccacccccctgtgctccgattcacccccccaccaccccttcatacttaccgatgctcccggagtcggtccgtcttctccctgggcgccgccatcttccaaaatggcgggcgcatgcgcagtgcgcccgccgaatctgccggccggcagattcgttcaatgtacattttgatcactgtgatataacccatcacagtgatcaaaataaaaaaaatagtaaatgaccccccccctttatcacccccataggtagggacaataataaaataaagaaaatatttgtatttttttttccactagggttagggttagaactagggttaggggtagggttaggggtagacttAGGGGTAgacttaggggtaggggtagggttaggggtaggggtagggttagggctagggtaaggctatgtgcacacgtattctggtactctgccgatttttccgcagcggatttgataaatccgcagtgcaaaaccgctgcggatttaccacggtttttctgcagatttcactgcggttttacaactgcgttttctattggaacagttgtaaaaccgctgcggaatctgcagaaagacgtgacatgctgcagaatgtaaaccgctgcgtttccacgcagttttttctgcagcatgtgcacagcgttttttgtttcccatagctttacattcaactgtaaactcatgggaaactgctgcggacccgcagctgcggaaacgctgctgcggacccgcagctgcggaaacgctgctgcggacccgcagctgcggaaacgctgctgcggacccgcagctgcggaaacgctgctgcggatccgcagcattttccgcagcgttttccgcagcgttttccgcagcgtgtgcacatacccttagaattaggctatgtgcacatggtgcgcatttggctgcggatccgcagcggattggccactgcagattcgtagcagtgttccatcaggtttacagtaccatgtaaacctttggaaaaccaaatccgctgtgcccatggtgtggaaaataccacgcagaaatgctgcgttgtattttccgcagcatgtaaattctttgtgtggattccgcagcgttttacacctgttcctcaatagcaatccgcaggtgtaatccgcacaaaaaacactggaaatctgcggtaaatctgcatgtaaaacgcagtgccttttacctgcggatttttcaaaaatggtgcaaaaaaaatctcacacgaatccgcaacgtgggcacatagccttagggttagggttggaattagagttagggttggaattagggccggggttggaaatagggttaagattaggcttgtggttagggttatggttaggggtgtgttggggttagggttgtggttaggattagcgttagggttgggattagggttaggggtgtgttggggttagaattgaggggtttccactgtttaggcacatcaggggtctccaaacgcaacatggcgccaccattgattccagccaatcttgcgttcaaaaagtcaaatggtgctccctcccttccgggccctgacgtgcgcccaaacagtggtttacccccacatatggggtaccagcatactcaggacaaactgggcaacaactattggggtccaatttctcctgttacccttgtgaaaataaaaaattgcgggctaaaaaatcatttttgaggaaagaaaaatgattttttattttcacagctctgcgttgtaaacttctgtgaagcacttgggggttcaaagtgctcaccacatatctagataagttccatggggggtctagtttccaaaatggggtcacttgtggggggtttctactgtttaggcacatcag contains:
- the LOC143770379 gene encoding guanylate-binding protein 7-like, yielding MEYPVCLIENHDDGTIQVNQEALNILSRFTQKVVVVGIVGKYRTGKSYLMNKLAGHNNGFSLGSTIQSMTKGIWMWCVPHPVKRDHTLVLLDTEGLGDVEKGNSQNDSWIFALTVLLSSTLVFNSVGTIDQQAMDQLHYVTELTEKIKVKASEQQSEFHDDSGEFKRFFPSFVWCVRDFNLKLELNGKNITEDEYLKNALKLKTGMSVAVRNYNLPRECILHYFHSHKCFVFDRPASKIDLQNLDKVAESQLDHAFVQQTKRFCQFIYEKSPVKSLSGGYTMIGRSLGDVAVSYVESIRSGSIPSMENAVLALAKIENSRAVHEALSKYDELMSQHVSKFPTETQDELLNLDKECHAEALNDFMKLSFKDENHEYQYKLIDELVIKKAIYQQQNEQASEIKSRTLLQELSAELEKGIREGKYSVPGGYKLFTDEKKTLEANYLRAKGKGVKSLEVLQQFLKEKESVESTILIADKTLEEKEKKLAEQKSQAEAASRAKEILERTNMELEKNLASERESYDMHMKMLEKKICDEREKIKEENEWLIKEKLKEQEEMMKGGFKTQCQMLEDEISRLREENRQPISLMDEIITTFLPGTLGKIVKKVLL